The sequence TCGGCGGCTTCTTCCGCGAGGTCATCAGCGAGCTCCGCAAGGTCATCTGGCCGACGCGCAAGGAGCTGCTGACCTACACCGCGGTCGTGATCGCGTTCGTCACGGTGATGACGGCGATCGTGGCGGTGCTGGACTACGGGTTCGGTAAGGGCATCCTCTGGGCGCTCGGCGGCAAGTCGTAGCCCTGGCGAACCTGTACCGAGTGACTTATCTGGAAGTGAGCGAGCGTGCCTGAGTACGACGACGAGACCGCGCAGTTTGCTGACGAGCAGTCGTCGCCGGACACCGACGAGTCGGTCGAGACGGCCGACGAGACGCCGGTGGCGGTCCAGGCGCCCGAGGTCGACGAGGACTACGACCCCGTCAAGGAGCTGCGGCAGAAGCTGCGGTATGCGCCTGGTGACTGGTACGTGGTGCACTCCTACGCCGGTTACGAGAACAAGGTCAAGACCAACCTCGAGACCCGGATCACCAGCCTCGACATGGAGGACTTCATCTTCCAGGTCGAGGTGCCGACCCGCGAAGAGGTCGAGGTCAAGAACGGCAAGCGCAACCAGGTGCAGGCCAAGGTCTTCCCCGGCTACATCCTGGTCCGGATGGACCTGACCCCCGAGTCGTACTCCTGCGTGCGCAACACGCCGGGCGTGACCGGGTTCGTCGGCGCCACCGACCGGGTCGACCGGCCGGCCCCGCTCTCCCTCGACGAGGTGCTGAAGTGGCTGGCCCCGGCCGTCCAGGCGGAGGAGAAGAAGGCGAAGCCCGAGGTCAAGGTCCTGGACTTCGAGGTGGGCGACTCGGTCACGGTGACCGACGGCGCGTTCGCCTCGCTGCCGGCGTCGATCAGCGAGATCAACGCCGACCAGCAGAAGCTGAAGGTCCTGGTGTCGATCTTCGGCCGGGAGACGCCGGTCGAGCTGAACTTCAACCAGGTCACCAAGATCTGATCGCCGGAACACCGGCGATGTCAGTGGGAGGGGCCGCCACCGCGCGGCTCCGCCATCAACCACAGGAGCACTGAGAAATGGCACAGCGCAGCAAGGTGTACCGCGCGGCGGTCGAGAAGATCGACGGCAGCAAGCTCTACGAGCCGCGGGAAGCGGTCGCTCTCGCCAAGGAGACCAGCTCGGCCAAGTTCGACGCCACCGTCGAGGTCGCGATGCGCCTCGGTGTCGACCCGCGTAAGGCCGACCAGATGGTCCGCGGCACGGTCAACCTGCCGCACGGCACCGGTAAGACCGCCCGCGTCATCGTCTTCGCCCAGGGCGCGAAGGCCGAGGAGGCCCTCGCGGCCGGCGCCGACGAGGTCGGCACTGACGAGCTCGTCGCCCGGATCCAGGGTGGCTGGCTGGAGTTCGACGCCGCGATCGCGACGCCGGACCAGATGGCGAAGATCGGCCGGATCGCCCGGATCCTCGGCCCGCGTGGCCTGATGCCGAACCCGAAGACCGGCACCGTCACCATGGACGTGACCAAGGCCGTCAACGAGATCAAGGGCGGCAAGATCACCTTCCGGGTGGACAAGCACTCGAACCTGCACCTGATCATCGGCAAGGCGTCCTTCTCGCCGGAGCAGCTGGTGGACAACTACGCCGCCGTGCTCGACGAGGTGCTGCGGGCCAAGCCGTCCGCCGCCAAGGGCAAGTACCTGAAGAAGGTCACCGTCAGCACCACCACCGGCCCGGGCATCCCGGTCGACCCGAGCGCGCAGAAGAACCTGCGCGGCGAGGCCGCCAGCGCCTGACAGCCGGCAGGAACCGATGAAGCCCCCGGGGGATCTCCCCGGGGGCTTTCTCGTGCCAAGCTAGCGGCCATGCTCTTCGACGGCGTCTGGTTCCGGTACGCCCGGCACGCCCCGTGGGCACTGCGCGAAGCGGTGGCGACGGTCGATCCCGGGGACACCGTGGTGGTGCTCGGCCCCAACGGGGCCGGCAAGTCCACGCTGCTGCAACTGGCCGCGGGCGTGCTGCGCCCGGTCCGCGGCGCGGTCCGGAACCGGCCACCGGTGGTCGGCTGGGTGCCCGAGCGTTTCCCGGCCGACCAGCCGTTCACCGCGGCCGGGTACCTGCGCGCCATGGCCGCGCTGCGCCGCGCCCCGGCGTCCGCCGTGGACCACTGGATCGACCGCCTGGGCTTGGGCGCGCACGCCGGCACCCCCCTCGGGGCGCTCTCCAAGGGCACCGCGCAGAAGGTCGGCCTGGCGCAGGCCCTGCTGGCGCCGCCCGGGCTGCTGGTTCTCGACGAGCCGTGGGAGGGGCTGGACGCCCACGCCCGCACCCTGGTCCCGCAGATCGTCGCCGAGGTGACCGCGGCGGGCGGCGCCGTCCTGGTCAGCGACCACCGCGGCGAGATCACCGGACTCCCGGCCGCCGTCCACTGGTCGGTCACCTCCGGCGCCCTGAAGATCCGGCCCACCCGGCCGGCCGTCCCGCGGCAGCCGGGCGCCCCGGCACCATCCGTCCCGCGGCAGCCGGGCGCCGCGGCCGAGCCGGGCGCCGCGGCCGAGCCGGGCGCCGCGGGCCAGGCGGGTGCCGCGGCCGAGCCGGGCGCCGCGGCCGAGCCGGGCGCCGCGGGCCAGGCGGGTGCCGCGGACCAGCCGGGCGAGCCGGCGCGGCCCGGCCCGGACGAGGTGGTGGTCGAGATCGCGGTGCCACGCGCGGAGGCCGGTGAGGCGGTGGTCCGGCTCCGCGACAGCGGTCACCGTGTCCTGCGGGTCCGGCAGGCGCCGACCCCGGACGTACGCCAGGAGCCCACCGGCGCTCCGGGCGCGACTGAGGGGGAGAGCCGGTGACCGCGCTGGTGCGGATGCGTCTCGCCGGGTTCTGGCGCGGCGGCCGGGTGCTGGCCCCGCTGATCACCGTGCTGGTCGTGCTCGCCGTGCTCTACGGCGGGGAAGCCGCGCCGGCCGCGGCCGCCTACGGCTACTCGGCGGCGGCCCTGTTCCCGGTGCTGGCCTGGCTGGCCAAGGTGCTGCTGGACACCGAGCCGGACGGGCAGCGCCGGCTCGCCCGGCTCGCGGTCGGCCCGGTGCGCGAGGGGGCGGCGGGCCTGCTCGCGGCCCTGGTCGCGGGTGGGGTGGTCTGCGCCGGCGCGATGCTGGCCCCGTGGCTGTTGCACGGCATCCGGGGCCCGTTGCCCGGTTCGGCGGAGTCGTCGTTGCCGGCCGGTGTCCTGCTCGGGGTGCTGGCGCACCTGTTGTCGCTGCTCGCCGCGGTGGCGCTCGGCGCGCTGGCCGGCCGGGCGGTCACCCGGCGGGTGCTGCCCGGAGTCACGGTCCTGGTCACCGGCTCGCTGTTGGTGATCGTGCTCGGGCTGACCGGCTCGATCGTCCCGTGGCTGGCGCCGCCGGTGATGGCCGTCGCCCGGGCGCTGAGCGACGGGAGCACCCCGCCGGTCGGCGATCTGTGGCGGCTGACCGCCTGGAGTCTCGCGTGGTGCGCGGTCGCTCTGGCCGGCTACGCGCGGCTGCGCCGTTCCCGTTCCTGACCCCGGCTCGCGGCCGCCCTCGCCTGCCGGCTCGGGCCGGGCCGGACGGCGCTCTCCGGCCGGGCGGGCCGGTGCCACCGATGCTTCGCCGGGCCGGGAGGGCCGGCGCTCTCCGGCCGGGCCGGACGGCGCCACCGAGCCTCCGCGGTCCCACGTTCCCGGCCGTCCCCAAGGCCACGGTCCCGGCGCTCCGGGGGATCCCGGCGGTCCGGGCGGTCCAGGGTCCCGGCGCTCCTGGGTTCCGGCGGTCCGGGGGGTCCGGGGGTCCGGGGCCGGGGGTCCCGGCGGTCCCGGCGCGCGGCCGGGTCCGGGGTCGCCGGCACGCCGCGCGGGACAGCCACGGGGCGTGGCGGAGAAGCCTACGGGCGGGACTCGCCGGTCGTACCGGAAAGCGGACCGCCGGGAGCCGGAGCGGCCTCGGGCGTCACAGCGGGCCCGGGGTGGCGGCCGGCGGGGTCGGCAGCAGGCGAGGGATGAGCGGGGTGGGCGACCGCGATTTGGCTTTCGCGGTGGGGCCGCGTAGTCTCGATTCTCGAAGTTCCACCCATAGACCGCTGGTCGCCGCTGTGGGCGTCGTCAGACGCACGCCGCGGCCGAAGGTCCCGCAACGAGCGGGCGACCTGCGCAGGGAGAACGGTTCGTGATGTGAGGCGTGCGTCCGCGCGTGCCTGAGTCCGCCCCGTGCCCTGCGCCGGGGCGTTTTGCTTGTTCGGACCCTCTCGACCAGTGGCAACGAGCACTGAGAGAGGAGGGACATGGCGGACAAGCCGGTCCGGGCTGACAAGGCCTCGGCCGTCGCCGAGCTGACGGAGAGCTTCCGTGACTCGACGGCCACCGTGTTGACCGAATACCGCGGCCTCACCGTCAAGCAGCTCACCGAGCTGCGGCGGGCGCTCGGCCAGCAGGCCAAGTACTCCGTCGCCAAGAACACGCTCGCGAAGCGTGCCGCGGGCGACGCGGGTATCGAGGGTCTCGACAC is a genomic window of Actinoplanes teichomyceticus ATCC 31121 containing:
- the nusG gene encoding transcription termination/antitermination protein NusG → MPEYDDETAQFADEQSSPDTDESVETADETPVAVQAPEVDEDYDPVKELRQKLRYAPGDWYVVHSYAGYENKVKTNLETRITSLDMEDFIFQVEVPTREEVEVKNGKRNQVQAKVFPGYILVRMDLTPESYSCVRNTPGVTGFVGATDRVDRPAPLSLDEVLKWLAPAVQAEEKKAKPEVKVLDFEVGDSVTVTDGAFASLPASISEINADQQKLKVLVSIFGRETPVELNFNQVTKI
- the rplA gene encoding 50S ribosomal protein L1, translated to MAQRSKVYRAAVEKIDGSKLYEPREAVALAKETSSAKFDATVEVAMRLGVDPRKADQMVRGTVNLPHGTGKTARVIVFAQGAKAEEALAAGADEVGTDELVARIQGGWLEFDAAIATPDQMAKIGRIARILGPRGLMPNPKTGTVTMDVTKAVNEIKGGKITFRVDKHSNLHLIIGKASFSPEQLVDNYAAVLDEVLRAKPSAAKGKYLKKVTVSTTTGPGIPVDPSAQKNLRGEAASA
- a CDS encoding ATP-binding cassette domain-containing protein — its product is MLFDGVWFRYARHAPWALREAVATVDPGDTVVVLGPNGAGKSTLLQLAAGVLRPVRGAVRNRPPVVGWVPERFPADQPFTAAGYLRAMAALRRAPASAVDHWIDRLGLGAHAGTPLGALSKGTAQKVGLAQALLAPPGLLVLDEPWEGLDAHARTLVPQIVAEVTAAGGAVLVSDHRGEITGLPAAVHWSVTSGALKIRPTRPAVPRQPGAPAPSVPRQPGAAAEPGAAAEPGAAGQAGAAAEPGAAAEPGAAGQAGAADQPGEPARPGPDEVVVEIAVPRAEAGEAVVRLRDSGHRVLRVRQAPTPDVRQEPTGAPGATEGESR